In Thermus neutrinimicus, the DNA window CCGAAACTTTCGTAGAGGGGATGACCGGGTTTGAGCTCCATGCTCTTCACGTGGGTCCAGAGGCGGAAGCCCTCGGGGTAGGGGAAGCTGGATCCCGAGGCCTGCCCGCCCCCGTACTGGTACTGGGCTAGGACCAAAAGGCCTAGGGCCGTGAGGCCGAGAAATACCGATAGCTTTAGGCGCATACCTCACCTCCTTAGTACTCCTAAATACTAACCCTAGACCCCAACCCTGTCAAGGGGTCAGGAGGGCGGGGCTCAATGCTCCAGGATCTCCACTAAGGCCCTGGCGTTGTTGTAGCGTTCCTCTTTGGCGCCGAAGAGAAGGGTCACGGTCCCTTCCCGGTTTAAGGCTCTGAGGCGTTCCAGGGCGGGGTTGCCCCTTAGCTCCTCCCGGTAACGGCGGAGGAACTCGGGATACTTCTTGGGGTCGTGGGCGAAGAAGCG includes these proteins:
- a CDS encoding DUF488 domain-containing protein, producing the protein MALKVKRVYEPASPEDGVRVLVDRLWPRGLSKERARVDWWAKELAPSEALRRFFAHDPKKYPEFLRRYREELRGNPALERLRALNREGTVTLLFGAKEERYNNARALVEILEH